One window from the genome of Selenomonadales bacterium encodes:
- a CDS encoding EcsC family protein: MDMMDVKITEKDMRELLEKLYAQSLDGIDKVSEPVEELARDYMERHDSVDEAAKAFIQNQIAKCTVSGFVTGLGGLLTIPVTVPANIASVLYVQMRMIACLAYMGGYDVRSKEVKTLLYACLAGVSLNLILKELGAKLGSERVDKLLDKIPESSVPTISQKIYSQLAVKTGAKVGSGTLGKAIPLIGGVVGGALDYVETKRLADRAHDMFIKHNFLLTGKDIVELDVPPEIKNM, encoded by the coding sequence GTGGATATGATGGATGTTAAGATAACGGAAAAGGATATGAGAGAGCTTCTTGAGAAGCTGTATGCGCAGTCGCTTGATGGGATCGACAAGGTGAGTGAGCCTGTGGAGGAGCTGGCGCGCGATTATATGGAGAGGCATGACAGTGTGGATGAGGCGGCGAAGGCATTTATTCAAAATCAGATCGCGAAGTGTACGGTGTCGGGTTTTGTGACGGGTCTGGGCGGGCTGTTGACGATCCCTGTGACGGTGCCTGCCAATATTGCCAGCGTGCTGTATGTGCAGATGCGTATGATCGCGTGCCTTGCGTATATGGGCGGATACGATGTCCGAAGCAAGGAGGTCAAGACGCTCCTGTATGCGTGCCTGGCAGGCGTGTCGCTCAATCTTATCTTAAAGGAGCTTGGCGCAAAGCTCGGCAGTGAGCGTGTCGATAAGCTTCTCGATAAGATACCCGAATCGTCTGTGCCGACTATTTCGCAGAAGATATATTCTCAGCTTGCCGTTAAGACGGGGGCGAAAGTAGGCTCGGGTACGCTTGGCAAGGCGATCCCGCTCATCGGCGGTGTCGTGGGCGGTGCGCTCGATTATGTGGAAACGAAAAGGCTTGCGGATCGCGCGCATGATATGTTTATCAAGCATAACTTCCTTTTGACGGGCAAGGATATCGTCGAGCTCGATGTGCCGCCTGAAATCAAGAATATGTGA